Proteins from one Astatotilapia calliptera chromosome 8, fAstCal1.2, whole genome shotgun sequence genomic window:
- the LOC113028466 gene encoding keratin, type I cytoskeletal 9-like, with protein MWSTLRFNTSADISKNLRTSLETFVRLYGQRKDDLQQASEHFMHAAALVDKKHEDDKMAQALLGVFGGAIGIVFGGVTGGVWAALGAVSAATYAKFCGNVSAASATVGFVGGVFGGVVGGAFSGFIGGSVGVAALAAGIEAHGIVSDSLWFTVGFATGGATGSTFGGSIGAAGGAVGGGFGALHATKAAVYLVRKAIDFPSKTKVRKGNGKLTKEVVTMQKTGADFIKSIEPLVDELKTVQEICDQMASCDAVKGVANQTAKTLAAVNTMEKTMNHSQMEADESEFLRCVKEASSQCKIIPVELQMMREEVEKLLVSL; from the coding sequence ATGTGGAGCACATTGAGATTCAACACTTCGGCTGACATCAGTAAAAATCTCAGAACAAGTCTGGAGACTTTTGTGAGGCTCTATGGCCAACGCAAAGATGATCTTCAGCAAGCTTCTGAGCATTTCATGCATGCAGCAGCTCTAGTTGATAAAAAGCATGAGGATGACAAGATGGCCCAGGCTCTGTTAGGTGTGTTTGGAGGGGCTATTGGTATAGTCTTTGGGGGTGTTACTGGTGGTGTATGGGCTGCTTTGGGAGCAGTTAGTGCAGCAACTTATGCCAAGTTTTGTGGCAACGTTAGTGCAGCAAGTGCAACTGTGGGCTTTGTAGGCGGTGTCTTTGGGGGAGTGGTGGGAGGAGCATTTTCGGGGTTTATTGGTGGATCAGTTGGTGTTGCAGCTCTAGCAGCGGGTATAGAAGCTCATGGGATCGTGAGTGATTCATTATGGTTTACTGTTGGCTTCGCCACTGGTGGTGCAACTGGTAGCACATTTGGCGGGTCAATTGGTGCAGCAGGTGGTGCTGTTGGTGGTGGTTTTGGTGCTTTGCATGCTACAAAAGCTGCAGTTTATCTGGTCAGAAAAGCCATCGATTTTccttctaaaacaaaagttcgAAAAGGAAATGGAAAGCTAACGAAAGAAGTAGTCACCATGCAGAAAACTGGagcagatttcattaaaagcATCGAACCGCTGGTGGACGAGCTAAAAACGGTGCAAGAGATTTGTGACCAAATGGCCTCCTGTGATGCTGTGAAAGGCGTCGCTAATCAGACTGCAAAGACTCTGGCTGCAGTGAACACAATGGAGAAAACGATGAACCACAGTCAGATGGAGGCGGACGAGTCAGAGTTTCTCCGCTGTGTTAAAGAAGCATCGAGCCAATGCAAGATAATCCCTGTGGAGCTGCAGATGATGAGAGAGGAAGTGGAGAAACTTCTGGTTTCACTGTAG